One window of the Clostridium sp. MB40-C1 genome contains the following:
- a CDS encoding DUF5105 domain-containing protein, translating to MKKVKKSLVILMCLLFIPVILIGCSNKPKVSADETAKILFNFYVKGDKSDLSKISMPKDRIEELSKFQKDTIIKEIRNGFLKEGLTLKNDQLEQIYKARLEALKKVTATTEKISENDKEAEVKVKATYFDESKVSEKAMTDAVKEVEKLKLTNRQEIISKILDIYVKNLKVEYQNVKPSTDVKEGTYKFIIKEKVWVPQDVKKFASEIGSFNAGK from the coding sequence ATGAAAAAGGTAAAAAAAAGTCTAGTAATATTAATGTGTTTGTTATTTATTCCAGTAATATTAATTGGATGCAGTAATAAACCGAAAGTAAGCGCTGATGAGACAGCAAAAATCTTATTTAATTTTTATGTTAAGGGAGATAAAAGCGATCTATCAAAAATTTCAATGCCTAAAGATAGAATAGAGGAGCTTTCAAAATTTCAAAAAGATACAATTATTAAAGAAATAAGAAATGGTTTTTTAAAAGAAGGTTTAACACTTAAAAATGATCAGTTAGAACAAATATATAAGGCACGTTTAGAAGCTTTGAAAAAAGTAACAGCTACAACAGAAAAAATTTCAGAAAATGATAAAGAGGCGGAAGTTAAGGTAAAAGCAACATATTTTGATGAAAGTAAAGTAAGTGAAAAAGCAATGACTGATGCAGTTAAGGAAGTTGAAAAATTAAAGCTTACAAATAGACAAGAGATAATATCTAAAATATTAGATATTTATGTTAAAAATTTAAAAGTGGAATATCAAAATGTAAAACCATCAACTGATGTAAAAGAGGGAACTTATAAGTTTATTATAAAAGAAAAAGTTTGGGTACCACAAGATGTAAAGAAATTTGCTTCAGAGATAGGTTCTTTTAATGCAGGAAAATAG
- a CDS encoding DEAD/DEAH box helicase, whose protein sequence is MNLKEFERVVLSPSSDLMRRLGKDIFKKNLVTNVRGKKIDNIYHIYGNVLNELKVKEFKNHIKIDLINEKVTYVKCSCNQFEEFSRNKKLFMCEHLTATVYKFLSVYYKKKEKKDKLCEKLYNVKNKGQKGIYKINNNINNGNINTNVNDDTNKPQIINRNNGRLNDNCKLEKTNVKDNIHKKLQVGIDVRMTYKSWESSNDYEAEFFIEFGHKYLINDLKSFILDIDTRKDIFFSNKFIYSPTKYRISIKDTKIICFIKEHIYKKKGRLFEKGKLIIEASELRGFLQDIGERKIRFKYNGVEYKSIINQRDLPISFTLKDREEQFVLTTHKKLPIPLNKNKDVYLWERDIYLPSKNQIQKYNPLYDRFKVKREILYNKNLDNYNKISSLISSISNNITLSEGVKRFSSNSFKVEFLIYKEEEETYCIPIGSYFNKKINMLDDKINEKQFMRDLDKEEKILIQLEQYKFIKKEHRLIFIGEDEEFFHILSNKGYGIHSLGNVVLGKGLQDIKVYNSDFIEAKLYEEDGYFKFSYNIGEIEREEFRNILKSYKENKRFYKTKDNKFIDFQDEGVINFFDLIKTLNLDENIEDDSISIEKGKVLYIEESFKHSNLKLKEGIDLLKDIKNKLENRQNHEIVLPKNLNAVLREYQVNGFKWFKNLSELQFGGILSDEMGLGKTIQTIAFLLSEKNKNSLIVAPTSLIYNWKEEIERFAPTLKIGIAHGRDNKKVIEKFKEYDVILTTYGTLKNNIEDYNDIEFDYFIIDEAQNIKNPLTQNTKAVKEIKSKVRFALTGTPIENNLTELWSIFDFIMPGYLYSKEVFNEKFVVKSKFNLENLKLLIKPFILRRTKKEVIKDLPDKIEKKILVDMTPNQKGIYVSYIRYIRSKIKNKSQDKIEILSYLMKLRQICLDPSLIFKDYKGQSGKIKVAMELVANQIEDNGKVLLFSQFTSVLKKMGKPLEKKGIKYLYLDGSTPPKERVRLVNKFNNSNKIGVFLISLKAGGTGLNLTSANLVIHFDPWWNPAVENQATDRAHRIGQRNIVEVIKLVSRGTIEEKIISLQEDKKELIDSVLTGELKNSNNLTELLKDPSFLF, encoded by the coding sequence ATGAATTTAAAGGAATTTGAAAGAGTGGTTTTAAGTCCGTCTTCTGATTTGATGAGGAGACTTGGAAAAGATATATTTAAAAAGAATTTAGTTACTAATGTTAGAGGAAAAAAAATAGATAATATATATCATATCTATGGAAATGTATTAAATGAACTTAAGGTAAAGGAATTTAAAAACCATATAAAGATAGATTTAATAAATGAGAAGGTTACTTATGTAAAATGTAGTTGTAATCAATTTGAAGAGTTTTCTAGGAATAAAAAATTATTTATGTGTGAGCATTTAACAGCTACTGTATATAAATTTTTAAGTGTATATTATAAGAAAAAAGAAAAGAAAGACAAGTTGTGTGAAAAACTATATAATGTTAAAAACAAAGGACAAAAGGGTATCTATAAGATAAACAATAATATTAATAATGGTAATATTAATACTAACGTAAATGATGATACTAATAAACCTCAGATTATTAATAGAAACAATGGTAGATTAAATGACAACTGCAAGTTAGAGAAGACAAACGTAAAAGATAATATTCATAAAAAACTTCAAGTAGGTATTGATGTGAGAATGACCTACAAATCGTGGGAAAGTTCAAATGACTATGAAGCAGAATTTTTCATAGAATTTGGTCACAAATATTTAATTAATGATTTAAAAAGTTTTATTTTAGATATAGACACTAGAAAAGATATATTTTTTAGTAATAAATTTATATATAGTCCTACAAAATATAGAATTTCTATCAAAGATACAAAAATTATATGTTTTATTAAAGAACATATTTATAAAAAGAAAGGAAGATTATTTGAAAAGGGAAAATTAATAATTGAAGCAAGTGAATTAAGAGGGTTTTTACAAGATATAGGGGAAAGAAAAATTAGATTTAAATATAATGGAGTAGAATATAAATCAATCATTAATCAAAGAGATCTACCTATTAGTTTTACATTAAAAGATAGAGAAGAACAATTTGTATTAACTACTCATAAAAAATTGCCTATTCCTTTAAATAAAAATAAAGATGTTTATCTTTGGGAGAGGGATATTTATTTGCCCTCGAAAAATCAAATCCAAAAATATAATCCTTTATATGATAGGTTTAAAGTTAAAAGGGAGATTTTATACAACAAAAATTTAGATAACTATAATAAAATTAGTTCTCTCATAAGCAGTATTTCAAATAATATTACTCTTTCAGAAGGAGTAAAAAGATTTTCAAGTAATTCTTTTAAGGTAGAATTTTTGATTTATAAAGAGGAAGAAGAGACTTATTGTATCCCAATAGGGAGTTATTTTAATAAAAAAATTAATATGTTAGATGATAAAATAAATGAAAAACAATTTATGAGAGATTTAGATAAAGAAGAAAAAATTCTTATACAACTTGAACAGTACAAATTTATAAAAAAAGAACACAGGCTCATTTTTATTGGAGAAGACGAGGAGTTTTTTCATATCTTAAGTAATAAAGGATACGGTATACATTCTTTAGGAAATGTTGTTTTAGGAAAAGGACTTCAAGATATAAAAGTGTATAATTCAGATTTTATTGAGGCAAAGTTATATGAAGAAGATGGATATTTTAAATTCAGCTATAATATTGGAGAGATTGAAAGAGAAGAGTTTAGAAATATTCTTAAAAGTTACAAAGAAAATAAGAGGTTTTATAAAACCAAAGATAATAAATTTATAGACTTTCAAGATGAAGGCGTAATAAATTTTTTTGATTTAATTAAAACATTAAATCTTGATGAAAATATAGAGGATGATTCTATAAGTATAGAAAAAGGTAAAGTTTTATATATAGAAGAGAGTTTTAAACATAGTAATTTAAAACTTAAAGAGGGTATCGATTTATTAAAGGACATAAAGAATAAGCTAGAAAATAGGCAAAATCACGAAATAGTTTTACCAAAGAATTTAAATGCTGTACTTAGGGAATATCAAGTTAATGGATTTAAATGGTTTAAAAATTTAAGTGAGTTACAATTTGGAGGGATTTTATCAGATGAAATGGGTCTTGGAAAAACCATTCAAACAATAGCGTTTCTTCTATCAGAGAAAAATAAAAATTCTTTAATAGTTGCTCCAACATCATTAATCTATAATTGGAAAGAGGAAATAGAGAGATTTGCACCTACTTTAAAAATTGGAATTGCTCATGGAAGAGATAATAAAAAGGTAATAGAAAAGTTCAAAGAATATGATGTGATTTTAACTACCTATGGAACTTTAAAAAACAACATTGAAGATTATAATGATATAGAATTTGATTACTTTATTATAGATGAAGCACAAAATATAAAAAATCCTTTAACTCAAAATACAAAAGCTGTTAAAGAAATTAAATCAAAAGTAAGGTTTGCTTTAACAGGAACACCTATTGAAAATAATTTAACAGAACTTTGGTCAATATTTGACTTTATAATGCCAGGATATTTATATTCTAAGGAAGTTTTCAATGAAAAATTTGTTGTGAAAAGTAAGTTTAATTTGGAAAATCTTAAGTTACTAATTAAGCCTTTTATTTTGAGAAGAACTAAAAAAGAAGTTATAAAAGATTTGCCTGATAAAATAGAAAAGAAAATACTGGTTGACATGACACCAAACCAAAAAGGAATATATGTTTCCTACATAAGGTATATAAGATCAAAAATAAAAAATAAATCTCAAGATAAAATAGAAATTTTGTCTTATTTAATGAAATTAAGACAAATTTGTCTAGATCCTTCTTTAATATTTAAGGACTATAAAGGGCAAAGTGGAAAGATTAAAGTTGCAATGGAATTAGTAGCAAATCAAATAGAGGATAATGGCAAAGTATTGTTATTTTCTCAATTTACTTCTGTTTTAAAGAAAATGGGTAAACCTTTAGAAAAAAAAGGTATTAAATATTTATATTTAGATGGTTCTACTCCACCTAAAGAAAGAGTTAGATTAGTAAATAAATTTAATAATAGTAATAAAATAGGAGTGTTTCTAATTTCATTAAAGGCAGGAGGAACAGGGCTTAATTTAACCTCAGCAAATTTAGTTATTCATTTTGACCCTTGGTGGAATCCAGCAGTAGAAAATCAAGCTACAGATAGAGCACACAGAATTGGTCAGAGAAATATAGTTGAAGTAATTAAATTGGTTTCTCGAGGAACAATAGAGGAAAAAATTATTTCACTGCAAGAAGACAAAAAAGAATTAATTGATAGCGTTCTTACAGGAGAACTAAAAAATAGCAATAATTTAACAGAGCTATTGAAAGATCCTTCATTTTTATTTTAG
- a CDS encoding MerR family transcriptional regulator: MKDYYKIGEISKIYGISRDSLMYYEKLGVLTPVRDSNGYRLYTMNDIWKLNLIKELRTFNFPIKKIKEYINNRTVKTTQNMLKEEVSLIDNKLKELTLLKENVMRRLENINSAENLTELNTVKVIYIKERKALKLNAQISSDEEIDYMIKKLQKKHEDTFYLLGNTKVGAIYNLNSLKNKIYNEYQSVFCLVEDSKTNYDLLLQEGYYASLSYKGKYSSNKQYLSILFSFINKNKYKVISNPIELYKIDVHETSLEKEFITEIQIPILI, translated from the coding sequence ATGAAAGATTACTATAAAATAGGAGAAATTTCAAAAATATATGGTATATCTCGTGACTCCTTGATGTATTATGAAAAACTTGGCGTTCTAACTCCTGTTCGAGATTCAAACGGATACAGACTTTATACAATGAATGATATTTGGAAGTTAAACTTAATTAAAGAATTAAGAACCTTTAATTTTCCAATAAAAAAAATAAAAGAATATATAAACAATAGAACTGTAAAAACTACTCAAAATATGTTAAAAGAAGAGGTTTCTCTTATAGATAACAAATTAAAAGAATTAACACTTTTAAAAGAAAATGTCATGAGAAGGCTTGAAAATATTAATTCTGCTGAGAATTTAACAGAACTTAATACCGTTAAAGTAATTTACATTAAAGAAAGAAAAGCATTAAAATTAAATGCACAAATATCTAGTGATGAAGAAATAGATTATATGATAAAAAAGCTCCAAAAAAAACACGAAGATACCTTCTATCTTTTAGGTAATACCAAAGTAGGAGCTATATACAATTTAAACAGCTTAAAAAATAAAATTTATAATGAATATCAGTCTGTATTTTGTTTAGTTGAAGATAGTAAAACTAATTACGATTTATTACTACAAGAAGGTTATTATGCAAGCCTATCCTATAAGGGAAAATATTCTTCTAACAAGCAATATCTTTCTATTTTATTTTCCTTTATAAATAAAAATAAATACAAAGTTATATCAAACCCTATAGAACTATATAAAATAGATGTTCACGAAACTAGTTTAGAAAAAGAATTCATTACTGAAATTCAAATTCCTATATTAATATAA
- a CDS encoding MATE family efflux transporter, translated as MNYETQGNNSMRKKFIRYVLPSVISMWVYSLYTMVDGIFVSWGVGTIAIASVNISMPFINFIFAISVFFATGASTLVAIAMGKKDLKKANEIFTMNFIVIVALSVIIAVITLLNLDKIANFLGASDLTINYVKEYLKIVTMFNGFFIVSYCLEVFTKTDGFPYLAIVGVVASALVNIVLDYFFVMKFHWGIKGAAYATGISQFVATLIYIIHFSMKKSRLKFVKCKVDFSVIREILYIGLPDSLTEFSTGVVIYIFNQAILANIGDNGVVTYSIISYINLLVLMTMIGITQGMQPLCSFYYGKEDEKAVNTLFNMSTKAIAIISVIIFAIINMFTPNIVKIFMDKASNEELFNYSIKAIRIFSISFIVVGYNILISGFFASIAKPKYATIISLARGLVIITLTLFIMTNVFGEIGIWLATAVSEAVTVIISLWILKNKQDSCLEVELSTSSEA; from the coding sequence GTGAATTATGAAACGCAAGGTAATAATAGCATGAGAAAAAAATTCATAAGATATGTGTTGCCGTCTGTTATATCTATGTGGGTATATTCCTTATATACAATGGTGGATGGAATATTTGTTAGTTGGGGAGTTGGAACTATTGCGATAGCTTCAGTAAATATTTCAATGCCTTTTATTAACTTTATATTTGCTATATCTGTATTTTTTGCTACAGGAGCATCTACTCTTGTTGCGATAGCTATGGGAAAAAAAGATTTAAAAAAAGCCAATGAAATATTTACTATGAATTTTATTGTTATAGTAGCTTTATCCGTAATAATAGCTGTAATAACTTTATTAAATTTAGACAAAATAGCTAATTTTTTAGGGGCTAGTGACTTAACAATAAATTATGTAAAAGAATATTTGAAGATAGTAACAATGTTTAATGGATTTTTCATAGTCTCGTATTGTTTAGAAGTATTTACAAAAACTGATGGGTTTCCTTATTTAGCTATAGTTGGAGTAGTGGCATCAGCACTAGTAAATATAGTTTTAGATTATTTTTTTGTAATGAAATTTCACTGGGGAATAAAAGGTGCAGCTTATGCTACAGGTATTTCTCAGTTTGTAGCAACATTGATTTATATAATTCACTTTAGTATGAAGAAATCAAGATTAAAATTTGTAAAGTGTAAGGTTGATTTTTCTGTTATTAGAGAAATATTATATATAGGATTACCAGATAGTTTAACTGAATTTTCTACAGGAGTCGTTATATATATTTTTAATCAAGCTATATTAGCTAATATTGGAGATAATGGAGTTGTAACTTATAGTATAATTTCTTATATAAATTTATTAGTTTTAATGACAATGATAGGTATAACTCAAGGAATGCAACCTTTATGCAGTTTTTATTATGGCAAGGAAGATGAAAAAGCTGTTAACACTTTATTTAATATGAGTACTAAAGCTATAGCTATAATATCTGTAATAATATTTGCTATAATAAACATGTTTACTCCAAATATAGTTAAAATATTTATGGACAAAGCTTCTAATGAAGAATTATTTAATTACTCTATTAAAGCCATAAGGATATTCTCAATTTCTTTTATTGTAGTGGGATATAATATTTTAATTTCTGGTTTTTTTGCATCTATAGCAAAACCTAAATATGCAACTATTATATCTTTAGCTAGGGGATTAGTGATTATAACATTGACTTTATTTATAATGACAAATGTTTTTGGAGAAATTGGTATATGGCTGGCTACAGCTGTTTCAGAGGCAGTAACAGTTATAATATCATTATGGATTTTAAAAAACAAACAAGACTCTTGTTTGGAGGTGGAGCTTTCAACTTCATCTGAAGCTTAG
- a CDS encoding DUF1846 domain-containing protein, with translation MKIGFDPKKYLEEQSKYILERVNNYDKLYLEFGGKLLFDLHAKRVLPGFDENAKIKLLHKLKEKVEVVICVYAGDIERNKIRGDFGITYDMDVLRLIDDLREYELDVNSVVITRYDGQPATTVFINKLERRGIKVYKHGSTKGYPTDVDTIVSDEGYGKNPYIDTTKPIVVVTAPGPGSGKLATCLSQLYHEYKRGRVAGYSKFETFPVWNVPLKHPLNIAYEAATADLKDVNMIDSFHFDAYNKISVNYNRDIETFPVLKRIIEKITGEEAVYKSPTDMGVNRVGFGIIDDDVIKEASKQEVIRRYFKTSCEYKKGYVDKETFHRVKLIMEELNLKQEDRKVVIPARERSAKLKEMCDKNEACPAVAIELQDGTILTGKSSDVMDATAAVMLNAVKYLANISDDIHLISPVILEPIINLKSKTLRSKSTALSCEEVLIALSICAATNPTAQVALEKLTMLNGCQAHSTTILSRNDEQTFGKLGIDITCDPEYPSESLYYNN, from the coding sequence ATGAAGATAGGATTTGACCCTAAGAAATATTTAGAAGAACAATCAAAGTATATTTTAGAAAGAGTTAATAATTACGACAAGTTATACTTAGAATTTGGTGGTAAATTATTATTTGACCTTCATGCAAAAAGAGTTTTACCTGGCTTTGACGAAAATGCAAAGATTAAGCTACTACATAAATTAAAAGAAAAAGTTGAAGTTGTTATTTGTGTATATGCTGGAGATATTGAAAGAAATAAGATAAGAGGAGACTTCGGTATCACTTATGATATGGATGTTTTAAGATTAATTGATGATTTAAGAGAGTATGAGCTTGATGTAAATAGTGTTGTAATAACTAGATACGATGGACAACCAGCAACCACTGTTTTTATAAATAAGCTTGAACGTAGAGGTATAAAAGTATATAAACATGGTTCAACAAAAGGATATCCTACAGATGTAGATACAATTGTAAGTGATGAAGGATACGGGAAAAATCCATATATAGATACAACAAAACCTATTGTTGTTGTAACAGCACCAGGACCAGGAAGTGGTAAATTAGCAACTTGCCTTAGTCAGCTTTATCATGAGTATAAAAGAGGTAGGGTTGCAGGTTATTCAAAATTTGAAACATTCCCAGTATGGAATGTTCCATTAAAACATCCTTTAAATATAGCTTATGAAGCAGCGACAGCAGACCTTAAAGATGTAAATATGATAGATTCATTCCATTTTGATGCCTACAATAAAATATCTGTAAACTATAATCGTGATATTGAAACTTTTCCTGTGCTTAAAAGAATTATAGAAAAGATAACAGGAGAAGAGGCTGTATATAAATCTCCAACAGATATGGGAGTTAATAGAGTAGGTTTTGGTATTATTGATGATGATGTTATTAAAGAAGCATCTAAACAAGAGGTAATTAGAAGATACTTTAAAACAAGTTGTGAGTATAAAAAAGGCTATGTTGATAAAGAAACTTTCCATAGAGTAAAACTTATCATGGAAGAACTTAACTTAAAGCAAGAGGATAGGAAAGTTGTTATACCTGCTAGAGAAAGATCAGCTAAATTAAAGGAAATGTGCGATAAAAATGAGGCTTGCCCAGCTGTAGCAATAGAGCTTCAAGATGGTACAATACTTACTGGCAAAAGTTCAGATGTAATGGATGCAACGGCTGCTGTAATGTTAAATGCTGTTAAATATCTTGCAAATATATCTGATGATATTCACCTTATTTCTCCAGTTATACTTGAACCAATTATAAACTTAAAATCAAAAACATTAAGAAGTAAAAGCACAGCCTTAAGTTGTGAAGAAGTATTAATAGCACTTAGTATTTGTGCTGCTACAAATCCGACAGCACAGGTAGCTCTTGAGAAGTTGACAATGTTAAATGGATGTCAAGCTCATTCAACTACTATTTTAAGCAGAAACGATGAACAGACATTCGGAAAACTTGGAATAGATATAACGTGTGATCCTGAATATCCTTCAGAAAGTCTTTATTATAATAATTAA
- a CDS encoding DUF6263 family protein, with the protein MKLKKLVAASCIATMVFALSGCNKALDLSLNLKKGDKYNIHVVNDQKTSVTAENQEVKSSQVTDMNFSIDVKDVDKDKNTTVDYKYDSIKMSAESNGQKMEYDSKKNDTNNPLGAIYGGIVGKGFTVKLDKKGQVLDVKGINELLDSLVEKIPASAQEKKTVKEALKENFGDEAIKSMVKQTMSYYPQKSIKTGDTWENKYDIKAVFPMSVSNKWKLLGEKDGALNVDVQSTIAADTKNKPIDFMGLKANMKLNGDCKGTIDISKDNGLIQKGTITQNMNGNMEILVPKNVKMPMKITSKITYETTKK; encoded by the coding sequence ATGAAGTTAAAGAAATTAGTAGCAGCATCATGTATAGCAACTATGGTGTTTGCTCTTAGTGGTTGTAATAAAGCGTTGGATTTGAGCCTTAATCTTAAAAAAGGGGATAAATATAATATACATGTAGTCAATGATCAAAAAACTTCAGTAACAGCTGAGAATCAAGAAGTTAAATCATCTCAAGTTACTGACATGAATTTTTCTATTGATGTAAAAGATGTTGATAAAGACAAGAATACAACTGTTGATTATAAATATGATTCTATAAAAATGTCTGCAGAATCTAATGGTCAAAAGATGGAATATGATTCTAAGAAAAATGATACTAATAACCCTTTAGGTGCTATATATGGAGGCATTGTAGGAAAAGGATTTACTGTTAAGTTAGATAAAAAGGGACAAGTATTAGATGTAAAAGGAATAAATGAGTTATTGGATTCATTAGTTGAAAAAATTCCGGCAAGCGCTCAAGAAAAGAAAACAGTTAAAGAAGCTTTAAAAGAAAATTTTGGTGATGAAGCTATAAAATCAATGGTTAAACAAACAATGAGTTATTATCCACAAAAGAGCATTAAAACCGGAGATACATGGGAAAACAAATATGACATAAAAGCTGTTTTCCCTATGAGTGTCAGCAATAAATGGAAACTTCTAGGGGAAAAAGATGGAGCATTAAATGTAGATGTACAATCAACTATAGCTGCTGATACTAAAAATAAGCCAATAGATTTTATGGGATTAAAAGCAAATATGAAGTTAAATGGTGATTGCAAAGGAACTATAGATATTAGTAAAGATAATGGACTTATCCAAAAAGGAACTATTACTCAAAATATGAACGGAAATATGGAAATCTTAGTTCCTAAGAATGTTAAAATGCCAATGAAAATAACATCAAAAATAACTTATGAAACTACAAAAAAATAA
- a CDS encoding DsrE/DsrF/DrsH-like family protein — MNKDNIDTDIDKSTIKNNDEDNFNNKKVNIVMFSGEYDKALAALIMANSAKELGAEVTMFFAFWGLFLLRDPNKLSSEDKTVYEQMFSKITPKGPEELPLSKMNFIGLGKEMLLEMMKNDEAPLLIDFLNGARKKGVKFYGCKLSIDIMGFKKEELIPELQIVDAKEYLKDAIKSDMQLFI, encoded by the coding sequence ATGAATAAAGATAATATTGATACTGATATTGATAAATCCACTATTAAAAATAATGATGAGGATAATTTTAACAATAAAAAAGTTAATATTGTAATGTTTAGTGGTGAGTATGATAAAGCACTAGCAGCCCTAATAATGGCAAATTCAGCAAAAGAATTAGGAGCGGAGGTAACAATGTTTTTTGCATTTTGGGGACTATTTTTATTAAGAGATCCTAATAAACTTTCATCAGAGGATAAAACTGTGTATGAGCAAATGTTTTCTAAGATAACACCTAAAGGACCAGAAGAATTACCTTTATCTAAAATGAACTTTATTGGTTTAGGGAAGGAAATGCTTTTAGAGATGATGAAAAATGATGAAGCTCCTCTTTTAATAGATTTTTTAAATGGTGCACGAAAAAAAGGTGTAAAATTTTATGGATGTAAACTATCTATAGATATAATGGGATTTAAAAAAGAAGAACTAATACCTGAATTACAAATTGTAGATGCAAAAGAATATTTAAAAGATGCTATAAAATCAGATATGCAATTATTTATATAA
- a CDS encoding GNAT family N-acetyltransferase: protein MTNNKVELRQEVFKTDAWKIVDWLEDEKVTEYLNERQNVGKSIKQVIYRINMPILTHLFNKDGSFFMVTTNKKESIGFLRLIPKQQESAEMVVAIGDREKWGRGLGPNAIVEGLKHAFFEWRVDEVIAKINLKNERSKKAFKKVGFKKDKELSNEIQYSISIKEFLEKVA, encoded by the coding sequence ATGACTAATAATAAGGTGGAATTACGTCAAGAAGTTTTTAAAACCGATGCTTGGAAAATTGTTGATTGGCTAGAAGATGAAAAAGTCACAGAATATTTAAATGAAAGACAAAATGTTGGTAAAAGTATAAAGCAAGTAATATATAGAATTAATATGCCAATTTTAACACATCTATTTAATAAAGATGGAAGTTTTTTTATGGTAACAACAAATAAAAAAGAGTCAATAGGTTTTTTACGTCTTATTCCTAAACAACAAGAATCGGCTGAAATGGTAGTAGCCATTGGAGATAGAGAAAAATGGGGAAGGGGATTAGGCCCTAATGCAATTGTAGAGGGATTAAAACATGCGTTTTTTGAATGGAGAGTTGATGAAGTAATTGCAAAAATTAATTTAAAAAATGAACGTTCTAAAAAGGCATTTAAAAAGGTAGGATTTAAGAAAGACAAGGAATTGTCTAATGAAATCCAATATTCTATATCTATAAAAGAGTTTTTAGAAAAAGTGGCTTGA
- a CDS encoding aspartate aminotransferase family protein produces the protein MCKNNLMETYNRFDVCFERGIGTKLYSTDGKEYIDFVSGIATNCLGHSNPAILETIKNQSSKLIHISNYYWNTPVINLATKLCKNSNHEKAFFCSTGTEAVEAALKLARKYGRMHGTSNKNKIIYMNNSFHGRTLGALAVTGQKKYQENFTPLMNRVINVNFNDITSIKEIFDEEVCGVILEPIQGEGGIIPADINYLKEIRTLCDKFNALLIFDEVQCGIGRLGSLFAYEQFNVVPDVVCMAKGLGGGFPIGAVITNKKASIFVPGDHGTTFGGNPLSCAVAYTVLTELIDGGIIASINKKSKYLIDKLKKLKEKFPLIKDIRGMGLLIGFSIYTDAKHFMNKCFDEGLLVVGAGENVIRLLPPLNVSFGEINQALTLLEKVLTKNL, from the coding sequence ATGTGTAAAAATAATTTAATGGAAACATATAATAGATTTGATGTTTGTTTTGAAAGAGGTATTGGAACAAAATTATATAGCACAGATGGAAAAGAATATATTGATTTTGTATCTGGAATTGCTACAAATTGTCTTGGCCATAGTAATCCAGCTATACTTGAAACTATAAAAAATCAAAGTTCTAAACTTATACACATATCAAATTACTATTGGAACACACCTGTTATTAATTTAGCAACTAAACTTTGTAAAAATAGTAATCATGAAAAAGCATTTTTCTGTAGCACTGGTACTGAAGCTGTTGAAGCAGCCTTAAAACTTGCTCGAAAATATGGAAGAATGCATGGTACTTCCAATAAAAATAAAATTATATATATGAATAACTCTTTTCATGGAAGAACTCTAGGTGCTCTTGCTGTTACAGGACAAAAAAAATACCAAGAAAATTTTACTCCATTGATGAATAGAGTGATAAATGTAAATTTTAATGACATAACTTCTATAAAGGAAATTTTTGACGAAGAAGTTTGTGGTGTAATATTAGAACCCATACAAGGTGAAGGCGGCATAATACCTGCCGACATAAACTATTTAAAAGAAATTAGAACACTTTGCGATAAATTTAATGCTTTACTTATTTTTGATGAAGTACAATGTGGAATAGGTAGACTTGGAAGTTTATTTGCTTATGAACAGTTTAATGTAGTCCCAGATGTTGTTTGCATGGCAAAAGGCTTAGGTGGCGGCTTTCCTATCGGCGCTGTAATTACTAATAAAAAAGCTTCCATTTTTGTACCAGGAGATCATGGCACTACATTTGGAGGAAATCCTCTTTCTTGTGCTGTAGCTTATACAGTATTGACTGAATTAATAGATGGTGGAATAATAGCTTCCATTAACAAGAAGAGCAAATATTTAATAGACAAATTAAAAAAACTAAAAGAAAAATTTCCATTAATAAAAGATATACGAGGAATGGGATTACTTATTGGTTTTTCTATATACACTGATGCAAAACATTTTATGAATAAATGTTTTGACGAAGGTCTTTTAGTAGTAGGTGCAGGTGAAAATGTTATTCGTCTTCTTCCTCCTCTTAATGTTTCATTTGGAGAAATAAATCAAGCATTAACACTCTTAGAAAAAGTCTTAACTAAGAATTTGTAA